The following coding sequences are from one Anser cygnoides isolate HZ-2024a breed goose chromosome 10, Taihu_goose_T2T_genome, whole genome shotgun sequence window:
- the LOC136791634 gene encoding maestro heat-like repeat-containing protein family member 7 — MSGIPPCSPRAAWLEEAGASPASRPWPQPYEESEVQPLQAPSGSGVGPSASAAPRQEEEDALSFIRACCSRRPKREAQKLRFLASVCDACKAAVADHTTWDAVYFCQLEVAQRIKALLQEEPTDRLDTAVRQKAMLAIAAMSRAGLLPQDRTNGLLRACLCSVFHLPGHEDTRDTDTSLYFKTMEALDSLLQVLVGSAGASGLLELQNILKLLLPFTQRQPEAVEERAMARIARLAAFINTCSLPQVSSCFAGATVVRHHHPEKHRFSMLGRLVGSLLLCCTSKNEGTRHEAAEAVRHLYIFIGQQRRTRLWDQDAEPPQLRERWRARLSLRLSEDGNTSRIFMVRSASPEPRRRPRPCDVRKRTGAVPDKARSPRGPHAAAPQPSPGPAPAPSSPGALGAAGLSGAIAALGVTDVLSFLPQTFMKYLQPSERLGVFLAAVESMRAPSLYSTKLAAHMVDVLAAETDFHSGQVLNIVWAIYRTLPSVRAALALQSLDRALLALASKHPRETVASLLQCSPTCTSVAVTMWRAMVSEPPATERVLRELLRVLMNQSGCKTSTSIKDHPRILALAAARPLHEILLLPSCLEEAKAIFPQLFLALLVQASFTTELTLQEVQVFRKKHRQDLLTPIRSTVQSLLCRSKPQFGGNKSSLWDPEEGGPCCPVTATACCSACL; from the exons ATGTCGGGGatccccccctgctccccgcgAGCGGcctggctggaggaggctggggcCTCCCCGGCCTCCAGGCCCTGGCCGCAGCCCTATGAGGAGAGTGAGGTGCAGCCACTGCAGGCGCCCTCTGGCTCAGGCGTGGGCCCTTCTGCCTCGGCCGCGCcgcggcaggaggaagaggacgcCCTGAGCTTCATCCGCGCTTGCTGCAGCCGCAGACCCAAG CGAGAGGCACAGAAGCTGAGGTTTCTGGCCTCCGTCTGCGACGCCTGCAAAGCCGCCGTCGCGGACCACACCACCTGGGACGCGGTGTATTTCTGCCAGCTGGAGGTGGCGCAGAGAATCAAG gcgctgctgcaggaggagcccaCCGATCGCCTGGACACGGCGGTGCGGCAGAAAGCCATGCTCGCCATCGCCGCCATGAG CAGAGCGGGGCTGCTGCCGCAGGACAGGACGAACGGCCTCCTGCGCGCCTGCCTCTGCAGCGTCTTCCACCTCCCTGGCCACGAGGACACGAGAGACACGGACACGTCTCTCTACTTCAAG ACCATGGAAGccctggacagcctgctgcaggtgctggtggGCAGCGCCGGCGCCTCCGGCCTCCTGGAGCTGCAGAACATCTTGAAG ctcctgctgcccttcACCCAGCGGCAGCCAGAGGCCGTGGAGGAGAGGGCCATGGCGCGGATCGCCAGGCTGGCCGCCTTCATCAACACCTGCTCCTTGCCCCAG GTCAGCTCCTGCTTTGCAGGAGCCACAGTGGTGAGGCATCACCACCCCGAGAAGCACCGCTTCTCCATGCTGGGGAGGCTGGTGGggagcctcctcctgtgctgcacttCCAAGAACGAGGGGACCAGGCACGAGGCAGCGGAGGCTGTGCGCCACCTCTACATCTTCATCGGgcagcaaagaa GAACAAGGCTCTGGGACCAGGATGCCGAGCCGCCGCAGCTCCGGGAGCGCTGGCGAGCTCGGCTGTCCTTACGGCTCTCAGAAGACGGCAACACCAGCAGAATCTTCATGGTGAGAAGCGCCAGCCCTGAGCCCCGGAGGAGACCCCGGCCCTGCGACGTCAGGAAGAGGACCGGCGCTGTCCCCGACAAAGCCCGGTCCCCACGGGGCCCGCACGCGGCCGCACCCCAGCCGTCgcccggcccagcccctgctcccagctctcctggggcgctgggagcagcagggctgagcgggGCCATCGCAGCCCTCGGGGTGACTGACGTCTTGTCCTTCCTCCCACAGACGTTTATGAAGTACCTGCAGCCCTCTGAACGGTTGGGCGTCTTCCTCGCCGCCGTCGAGAGCATGAGAGCCCCGAGCCTCTACAGCACCAAGCTGGCTGCCCACATGGTGGACGTGCTGGCGGCAGAGACCGACTTCCATTCGGGACAG GTGCTGAACATCGTGTGGGCCATCTACAGAACCCTGCCGTCCGTCAGAGCCGCGCTGGCCCTTCAGAGCCTGGACAGGGCCCTGCTGGCGCTGGCCAGCAAGCACCCCAGGGAGACGGTtgccagcctgctgcagtgctcgcCGACCTGCACCAG CGTCGCCGTCACCATGTGGAGGGCGATGGTGTCTGAGCCCCCAGCCACAGAGAGGGTGCTGCGGGAGCTGCTCCGCGTCCTCATGAACCAGTCTGGGTGCAAGACATCCACCTCCATCAAGGACCACCCGCGCATCCTGGCCCTGGCC GCAGCAAGGCCCCTCCACGAGatcctcctgctgcccagctgcctggAGGAGGCGAAGGCCATCTTCCCCCAGCTCTTCCTGGCCCTCCTCGTCCAAGCGTCCTTCACCACGGAGCTGAcgctgcaggaggtgcaggtCTTCCGCAAGAAGCACCGGCAGGACCTGCTCACTCCCATCAG GTCCACGGTGCAGTcccttctttgcaggtccaaaccccaatttggaggcaacaaatcatcactgtgggatccagaggaaggtgggccatgctgccctgtcacagcgacagcctgctgcagcgcctgtctgtga